Proteins encoded together in one Psychrobacter sanguinis window:
- a CDS encoding arsenate reductase gives MSITVYGIKACSTMKKAFTKLDEMGVSYQFHDYKKQGVDKQSVQRWVDELGIEKVLNKRGTTWRKLTDEQKAAADANVDTAIDLLVENTSMIKRPIVEGEAHSKQVLLCGFNEQEFEDVFNA, from the coding sequence ATGTCGATAACCGTCTATGGTATTAAAGCATGCAGCACAATGAAAAAAGCATTTACTAAGTTGGATGAAATGGGAGTGAGTTACCAGTTCCATGACTACAAAAAACAAGGGGTTGATAAGCAAAGCGTACAGCGCTGGGTCGACGAGTTGGGTATTGAAAAAGTGCTTAACAAGCGGGGGACGACTTGGCGTAAATTGACTGATGAACAAAAAGCGGCTGCAGATGCCAATGTCGATACAGCCATTGATCTATTGGTTGAAAATACCAGTATGATCAAACGCCCTATCGTAGAAGGTGAAGCACACAGCAAGCAAGTTCTCTTATGCGGCTTCAATGAGCAGGAATTTGAAGACGTGTTCAACGCTTAA
- the argB gene encoding acetylglutamate kinase: MSLNLAQAQTTAQVLTTALPYIQRFEDKIIVVKYGGNAMTDPELESSFARDIVLLKTVGLHPVVVHGGGPQVDNLLKELGRQSDRIDGMRVTTKSTMDVVEMVLGGSVNKSIVSLINKHGGRAIGLTGKDANLIRAKKLLMSKVDEHGNQSEIDLGFVGEVVSVNKDVIMMLIGSNFIPVIAPIGVDNDGNSYNINADLVAGRVAEFLQAEKLMLLTNIKGVMNKEGKVVTGLTPQKVDEMIEDGTISGGMIPKIQCALDAVRGGVKSAVIVDGRVPNATLLEIFTNEGVGTLISRDLESALS, encoded by the coding sequence ATGTCCTTAAATCTTGCCCAAGCCCAAACCACCGCTCAAGTATTAACCACTGCCCTTCCTTATATTCAGCGCTTTGAAGATAAAATCATTGTGGTCAAATATGGCGGCAATGCCATGACTGATCCAGAGCTTGAAAGCTCTTTTGCCCGCGATATCGTGCTGTTAAAGACCGTAGGCCTACACCCTGTCGTGGTACATGGCGGCGGTCCTCAGGTTGATAATTTATTAAAAGAGCTTGGGCGTCAGTCTGATCGTATTGATGGTATGCGAGTTACCACAAAATCGACTATGGACGTGGTAGAAATGGTACTTGGCGGTAGCGTAAATAAGTCTATCGTCAGCTTAATCAATAAACATGGAGGCCGCGCCATTGGTCTGACCGGTAAAGATGCAAACTTGATTCGTGCTAAAAAATTGTTGATGAGCAAAGTTGATGAGCACGGCAATCAAAGTGAAATCGACTTAGGCTTCGTTGGAGAAGTAGTCAGCGTCAATAAAGACGTTATCATGATGCTTATTGGGTCAAACTTTATCCCGGTTATTGCCCCTATTGGTGTCGATAATGACGGGAACAGCTATAACATCAACGCTGACTTAGTGGCGGGTAGAGTGGCTGAATTTCTACAAGCAGAGAAGCTGATGTTGTTGACCAATATTAAAGGGGTCATGAACAAGGAAGGTAAAGTGGTGACAGGTCTTACCCCGCAAAAAGTGGATGAGATGATTGAAGATGGCACCATTTCGGGCGGTATGATTCCGAAAATTCAATGTGCCTTAGATGCAGTACGTGGCGGCGTAAAAAGTGCAGTTATCGTTGATGGCCGTGTGCCTAATGCTACCCTATTAGAAATCTTTACCAATGAAGGTGTGGGTACGTTAATTAGCCGTGACTTAGAGTCGGCTTTAAGTTAG